In Shewanella psychrotolerans, the genomic stretch AACAGCGGACAAGCCTAAAACAGCGGCGGAAATAGCCGAGCAGCAGCTACGGGATCTACTTGGTGGATAACTGAGTTGTTTTGACCTCAATAAATGCATCAGGGCTAACGGCATATGCGATTAGCCCAGTGTTAGCGCCGCTGACCACTAAATACGTGGATCGCTATTTTTACTCTCGACTTGGCCAATCACTTCGATATCGCTTAAGGTAGATAAGGTACCCCATTGTTGTATCGTCATCATGCCTTTGACTTCTTGTGCTTTATAGCTCAGGCGTAGGCCATCTTTTCGATATTCTTTTGCGAGGTTTTGCGGTAACAGATGACTACCGTCGTCATTAATAATTCCCCAAAATCCCCCTTCAAGATTGAGATACCTTACCGTGCCTTGTTTCATAACGATCCCTTTTGGTTGTGAAATTTGTGGCTTCTCAGCCATCATATTATCTGGGGTATCAAGTTGATTATTTACTGTTTTAGTTTCAGTGAGTTCGGGAGTTGAGGCTTGAGTAATTGTTTTGTTTTCGGTTACTTGCTTTTCTTGAGTTGGTTGTGATTTAACGTCCTCATTGCAACCTAGTAGTAGCGTGGCAATGAAGGATATAGATAGAACAACAGATGTACGCATCAGTTAACTCCTTTTAGTGTAGTTTGTTTTACTTTAACAGACCTCAGCGTTTGCCGATGAATAAATTTAGCGATAGGTTACAACTAGGTATATGGAAGTTTATTTGGCACTTCAATAGTCTATTTTGATAAAAGTTGGGTCTTTTACTTTACGCAGATGCTCACCTTTTTAGTACACCTGAGTGAGTTAGAAAGTAACATCTTCTGCTAATATTGTAACCCTCCCCTAAATTAGCCAAAAGGATTGGCATGTTACATGCGGCTTCAATGGGCCGTATTATAAATTGATCGAGTGGGGCAATGCCCTCGATTTAGATCTCTAAGAGATCAATCGTCAGCATCAAACTTTAGCTCATTTGTGCGCCAGCAAGTTATCTTTAAGGTTTAGGGGAAGAATTAAATCCTAAGGCTCTTTAGTGCCATTTTATTTGGGATCTACGATAGTGTGGTTAAATTTCTAAAGTTTAGGTTAAATCACTGGCCAGAACTCAATTTGATAAAGCGGAGTTTGTTTATATTTTGAATATATTAGCTTTGATTGTTGCCGGTTTTGCACTAAAAATCATCTTGTGAGTAGAGGTGTTTGTTTGTTATCTTAATTTTAAATTAGTCTATCGAAGTACTGCTATGAATAATCTCGTCATTACACCAAACTATGTAAATATATTTAGTTGTATAGGACCTAAATGCGAAGATAGTTGTTGCAATGACTGGGGCATTTATTTCGATAAAAAGACCTATAAAAAAATAGTTAAACATCCTGATTTTTCCTCGTTAGCCAAAATAGCGTTTAAGGAAGTTAAAACGGACAACAATAGTTGGGCGGTAATAGAACTCGATGAAGCAGGAGCTTGTCCGTTTCTCAATGAGAACAAGCTATGCAAGATCCACGATCAAGCGGGGGTGGAAGCGTTAAGTAACACTTGTCAAACCTACCCTAAAGTGAACAATCATATAGCTGGTAATAGATATAGGAGTCTGAGCTTATCTTGTCCTGAAGTTGCTCGAATTGTGCTGTTTGAGCCAGAAGCCTTTCAATTTGAAGCTCAAATTAGCGGTAATAAATCAGCGGCTCCCATTCCTGAGTGGCAAGAGAAAAGTTACGATTATAGTCTTGAGTTGCTAGTGGGCTTGGGGTTAGATTGGGAGCAAGCCTTGCTTGCAATTGGGTTGCTTATACGAACCAGCGAAAACGTTGCTAATGGTCTCGAGCCTGCTTCAGCTCTTGATGTCAGGTTTGAACAGCTACAGAAATTTGTTCAGGCAGGACTGTTAAATGAACAGTATGAGCAGCTCTCCTGTACACCAGCCGTGCAAGAAAATGCTTTCGTTTCTGTGCACTCGAAATTATGTAAAATCCATTCTCGAGCTCATCGGCCTCGTTTTACAAGATTAAATGAGGCGGTAAATTCAATATGTAATGAAGATAATCAGTACAGTATTGAAGAGTTAAATAAAGCTTGGCACAACATTGCCTTACCTGCATTAAGTGAGTCACCAGATCTGTTTGAGCGATTTATTCTCTATTCTATTTTTCATAATCACTTTCCGATGTTGGGCAAGAATGGGCCACTGAAAGCATTTAGATTATTGGTGTTGGATTGTCTGCTTATCCGTTGTTATTTATCTGCGATGGCTTTTAAATATCAAGGTTTAACCCAGAGCGATATTATCTTGTGTTTTCAGGTGTATCAGGTGGTACGTCAGCATCGTTCTAGTTTTGCCGATGTGATAGATGAAATAATGCAGGAGTTGGATATTCAAACAATACCTTCGACCATTAGTCTACTGAAGACAAAGTAATGTTGATTCTGAGTTGCTTGGGGAAGCAACTCAGAAGATTATTTCATTGGATCAGAGATACGTATTCATATTGATACTCAGGTTCGAAGTTTGAGTTGTTTCCCCTAGGTGTTTATCGATTGAGTTTCTTTTATGTCACTATGATGAAGGCCTTTGACTCTGGCAAAATACTTGTCGGTTTCTAGCAAAATCACGTGCCGCAGCCCGATAATGGCGATTAGGTTAGGTATGGCCATTAAACCGTTGACTGTGTCGGCTAACATCCAGATAAGGTCGAGTTGAATAAATGCACCGACCGCAATGAGGCTTAAAAACAGTAGTTGATAGATCTTGACTCCTTTTTCTCCCAAGCGTTTACCCGATAGATAGTACCAGCAGCGCTCGCCATAATAATGCCAACCTAAAATAGTCGTAAAAGCAAAGCAGATTAAGGCAATGGTCACCACATATTGTCCAACAATAACTGAGCCGCCAGAAGCAAATGCTGCACTGGTCATTGCAGCCCCTGCAGTGTCGCCGTTCCACACGCCAGTGATAATTAATACCAGCCCTGTCATGGTGCAGATTAAGATGGTGTCAAAGAAAGTGCCAGTCATGCTAACTAAACCTTGCTCTACGGGTTCGTTGGTTTTAGCTGCCGCCGCCGCTATCGGCGCGCTACCAAGGCCTGATTCGTTAGAAAATACTCCGCGTGCAATACCAATTTGCAGAGCCTGAGCCACGGTTGCACCTAAGAATCCGCCAGCGGCAGAAGTTGGGGTAAACGCCGAATGAAGTACCAACTGCAAGGCTGGAATGATCTGTTCGCTAAAGGTGATTAAGATCCAGCCGCAAGCCATGACATATCCCAGCGCCATAGTCGGTACTAATTTTTGCGCGACGTTGGCGATACGTTTAACGCCGCCTAAGGTGACAGCAGCGACCATGATTGTTAACACGAAAGCCGTGCCCCATGTCGGAACATTGAAGGCGATATTCATCGCATCACTAATGGCATTCACTTGAGCAAAAGTACCGATACCAAAGAAGGCAACACCGACACCGAAGATGGCAAACAGTTTGGCGAGCCAGCCTAGACCTAAGCCACGCTCGATGTAATACATTGGGCCGCCAGCGATTTGACCGCGTGCATCTGTGGTGCGATATTTTACCGCTAGCATGCACTCGGCGTATTTAGTTGCCATACCGAAGAAGGCGGCGAGCCACATCCAAAACAGCGCGCCTGGGCCGCCAATTTTAATCGCCGTAGCGACACCGACAATATTACCAGTTCCTATGGTTGCCGATAGTGCGGTACATAAGGCAGCGAATGACGACAGATCACCCTTACCACTTGCAGGTTTAAATAATAGACTCAGAGCGAGGGGCAGTTTAAAGACTTGGATAAGTTTAAGCCGCAGTGTGAGGTATAAACCGGTGCCGACCAGTAAACAAAGGGTGACAGGTCCCCAAACGATCGCATTTATATCGCTGAGTAGCGCGTGAAAATTCATGATATTCCTCGAATATTAAACAACAAAATTAATATGGAGGAGGAAAAGAAATGGCTGATAGGTGGCGCTGACGAATGCAGGTAACCACTGACTTACATGAGATAAGGCAGAAGCGGTACAGCGACAAACGACAGTGACTGATATAACGCACAGCGTTATAACCGATACAGTCATCCTCTCCTCTGTCCTTTTGCCTGAGCGTTTCGCATAAAGGTTTGATACCTATATACTTTCGCCTTCGGCGCCGTGATGACATCTAGCTAACGAACACTATCTGTTCACAGTCTCTCCAGAGGCTCGTCCAGTAACAGTCCTCACCACTAAAGTGGCACCTGAAAGAGTGCTTTGCACTGACTATTTATCAGCGACAAAGTTGCCTCGTCGGTGTGGGGTTAATCCCCGCTCTCCTGCTACCTTCATCCGAACGGATCCCGATAAGTGACAATGGTTGTATGTTGTCAGTTATCGGGGGCGGGTAGCATGCGTTAATTTGGGACCTAGCTCAAGAGGGGAAGCTCACAATTTGTGAATACTTAGTTCGATTGCGCTGTTTTATTCCAGAAAGAGAGTGATGCCCCTGTATCAGTTACCATGGCTTGACTAGGTCCTAATTTCTCTCGGTATTTATTTACAACACCCCTTACCTAAATCCTGCCTAAGGGTTTAGAATAAAAGCTTGTATCCACTTGGTGGTTATGAAATGTGATTGAGCTTTTCAGTTTTGTCACCTGCAACAACCCAAAGGTGTACCGTCACCTCAGACTTGCATTATTTGCCTTTGTGCATACAAGCCTTGATCTAGACTCTCTACACTCGGTAGTCATTATACCTATTGGTATTACGGTGTCGTGGACACCATTTTATCGGGATTAACATGTTATCAGCACTTAAGAAATCAGTTAGGAGTAAACCCTCATCACAGGATATTCAAGCCAATATATTGGCCGGATTGACTGTCGGCGTGATCGCTCTTCCCTTGTCGATGGCGTTGGCCATTGCCAGTGGTGTGCCGCCGCAACATGGACTTTATACCGCCATTATCGCCGGGATCGTTATTGCGCTTACTGGGGGCTCTAAGGTCAATATCTCCGGCCCCACGGCAGCATTTGTCGTCATTTTGCTGCCTATCGTGCAGCAATATGGCCTCGGCGGTTTATTGATTAGTGGTTTCATGGCGGGAGTGATCTTAGTCATGATGGGGCTTGGTCGACTCGGCAAGTTGATTGAAATCGTGCCTTACCCTGTCATCGTGGGCTTTACTGCGGGTATAGGGGTTGTGATCGCGACCTTTCAGATTAAGGATTTCTTCGGACTTGAAGTTGCTGCTGGTGGTGAACATTACTTAGAAAAGCTCGCTAATATAGCGCAGGCGTTTCCTAGTCTAGCTTGGCAAGAGACCTTAGTTGGTGCGTTAACCTTAGCTGTGTTGCTTGTTTGGCCCAAATTACGAACGAAAGTGCCTGCTCATTTAGCGGCATTATTATGCGGTGGCATAG encodes the following:
- the fliB gene encoding flagellin lysine-N-methylase yields the protein MNNLVITPNYVNIFSCIGPKCEDSCCNDWGIYFDKKTYKKIVKHPDFSSLAKIAFKEVKTDNNSWAVIELDEAGACPFLNENKLCKIHDQAGVEALSNTCQTYPKVNNHIAGNRYRSLSLSCPEVARIVLFEPEAFQFEAQISGNKSAAPIPEWQEKSYDYSLELLVGLGLDWEQALLAIGLLIRTSENVANGLEPASALDVRFEQLQKFVQAGLLNEQYEQLSCTPAVQENAFVSVHSKLCKIHSRAHRPRFTRLNEAVNSICNEDNQYSIEELNKAWHNIALPALSESPDLFERFILYSIFHNHFPMLGKNGPLKAFRLLVLDCLLIRCYLSAMAFKYQGLTQSDIILCFQVYQVVRQHRSSFADVIDEIMQELDIQTIPSTISLLKTK
- a CDS encoding alanine/glycine:cation symporter family protein: MNFHALLSDINAIVWGPVTLCLLVGTGLYLTLRLKLIQVFKLPLALSLLFKPASGKGDLSSFAALCTALSATIGTGNIVGVATAIKIGGPGALFWMWLAAFFGMATKYAECMLAVKYRTTDARGQIAGGPMYYIERGLGLGWLAKLFAIFGVGVAFFGIGTFAQVNAISDAMNIAFNVPTWGTAFVLTIMVAAVTLGGVKRIANVAQKLVPTMALGYVMACGWILITFSEQIIPALQLVLHSAFTPTSAAGGFLGATVAQALQIGIARGVFSNESGLGSAPIAAAAAKTNEPVEQGLVSMTGTFFDTILICTMTGLVLIITGVWNGDTAGAAMTSAAFASGGSVIVGQYVVTIALICFAFTTILGWHYYGERCWYYLSGKRLGEKGVKIYQLLFLSLIAVGAFIQLDLIWMLADTVNGLMAIPNLIAIIGLRHVILLETDKYFARVKGLHHSDIKETQSINT